The Streptomyces venezuelae genomic interval TCGGGATCAAGCCGGCCGGCTCGGTCGACTGGTTCAAGGAGCAGCCGTACGGCAAGTGGCCCTGGACCAAGGACAAGTGGGGCTCCGTCAAGCCCGTGATCGTCGGTGAGCGCGACGAGTACAACATCGAGAAGATCGCCCAGCTGAAGCCGGACCTTGTCATCGCCCAGTACTCGGGGATGAAGAAGGAGCAGTACGACACGCTCTCCAAGTTCACCAAGGTCGTCGCCCAGCCCAAGGAGCACCCCGACTACGGGGCGCCCTGGCAGGTCATGACCCGGCAGATCGGCAAGGCGCTCGGCAAGGACGCCGAGGCCGAGAAGCTGATCGCCGACATCGGCACCCGCTTCAAGGCCGTCCGCGAGAAGCACCCCGAGTTCGCGACGAAGACGCTGGCCGTCGCCGACTCCTTCGAGGCCGGCAAGTACTCGGCGTTCACCAAGACCGACCCCAAGGCGATCTTCTTCTCCGAGCTCGGATTCAAGCTGAAGCCCGAGATCGACGGCCTGGCCAAGCCGGGGTGGAACGTCGCCGAACTCAGCGCCGAGAAGCTGAACATCCTCGACGTCGACCGGCTCGTCTGGGTCACCTCCAGCACCGAGGCCAACGACCGCATCAAGGCCGAGCCGCTCTACAAGAAGCTGAAGGTCAACCAGGAGAAGCGCGACCTGTTCGTGCCCTACCAGGACCCGGACATCGGCGCCGCGTTCTCCTTCAACACCGTCCTGTCGATCCCGTACGCGATCGACGAGATCGAGCCGCTGCTCGCGGCCGTCAAGTGACGGCGCACCGCTGCCGCACCCGCCGCTGACGCGGCGTCAGGGTGTGTCGACCGGAACCGACGGCGTGGCGGGCGGCCCCGCCCCGCCGTCGGCGATCGAGCCGCACCCCGCGCACGGAGGGGTGCCGAGCCGCGCCCGGGACCACCCACACCGACGCACCTCCAGGGAAAGGCCACTTCGTACGATGTTTGACGTCGAGTCGGACCGGACGTCCGCTTCCGGGATCCCCCTCACCGGCGGGCAGTCCGGTATCTGGCTGGCCCAGCAACTGGAGCCGGACAGCTCTGCCTACAACATCGTGTTCACGCTCGACCTCCGCGGCGGCTTCGACATCGACCGGCTCACCGCCGCCGTCCACGGGGCCGTCGAAGAGGCCGAGTGCCTGCGGGTGAACATCGTCCCCGGGAAGGACGGGCCGCGCCAGGTGCCCCGGCCCCTCCCCGTCGACATCACCGTCGTGGACCTGCGCGCCGCCGCCGACCCCGAGGAGGCCGCCGCCGCGTGGACCGCCGCCGACCGGGACCGGCCCGTCGACCTCGCCCACGGACCGCTCACCGGCCACGCCCTGCTGCGGCTCGCCGACGACCACGTCCTGTGGGTCCAGCGCTATCACCACATCGTCGCCGACGGCATGGGCGCCGCCCTCGTCACCCGGCGCGCCGGCGAGCTCTACACGGTGGGGGAGCAGGCGCCGCCGCCCGGCGAGCGGTCCCTCGCCCGCCTGGTCGCCGCCGACCGCGCGTACCGCACGTCGGCACGGCACGGTGAGGACCACGACTGGTGGGCCCGCCGCATGGCCGGCCGGACCGAGCCCGTACGCCTCGTCGAGCGCGGTGCCTCCCCGATGACGCGACGCCTGCGACGTACGACGGAACTCGCCCCCCAGGACGTCGACCGGCTGCACGCCGCCGCCCGCGGCGCGGGCGTCCGCCCGTCCCGCGTGCTCGTCGCGGCCGTCGCCGCCTACCTCCACCGCGTCAGCGGCGAACAGGACCTCGTCCTCGGCCTGCCGGTCACCGCCCGACAGGGCGAGGTCGCCGCGACGGTCCCCGGCATGGTGTCCAACATCGTCCCCCTGCGCCTGGCCGCCGGGCCCGCCGTCACCGCCGCCGCCCTCGTCGCCCACGTCCGCGACGCGGTCGCCGACGCCGTCGCCCACGGCCGCTACCGCGCCGAGGACCTGGCCAGGGACCTCGGCCTCGTCGACGGCGTACCGGAACTCGTCGGACCGACCGTCAACATCCTGCCGCGCCCCGAGGGGCTGCGCTTCGCGACCGACGGGGCCGAGCACGAGGCCGAGCTGCGCCCGGAGTGGCTCGGGCCCGTGAGCGACCTCGCGTTCAGTTTCGCCGAGACCCGGCAGGGCCGAGGCCTCACCGTCCACCTCGACGCGGATGCGGACGTCTGCGACGAGGCCGCGCTCGCGGACCACGAACGCCGTTTCCTCGCCCTGCTGGACGCCTTCACCGAGGACCTCGACCGCCCCATCGGCCACCTCGACATCGCTTCCGCAGTCGAACAGGCCCTGGTCCTCGCCGAGTTCGGTGTCGCGCCGCGCGAGGTGCCGGAGCTCTCCTGGCCCGCCGCCTTCGAGCGCCAGGTCCGACGCAGGCCCGACGCCACGGCCGTCGTCTGTGAGGACCGCGAGCTGACCTACGCCGAACTCAACGCCTCCGCCAACCGGCTCGCCCGCCTCCTCGCCGCCCGCGGCGTGGGCGCCGAGGACGTCGTGGGTGTCGCCCTGCCCCGCTCGCCGGAGCTCGTCGTCGCCGTGCTCGCCGTGATGAAGGCGGGCGCCGCCTACCTGCCGCTGGACGCGGACCACCCCCGCGACCGCATCGCCTACATGCTCGCCGACGCCGGGGCGCGGACCGTCCTCACCGTGCGCGAGCTCGCCGGTGAACTCCCCGGGGCGGGAGACGCCGCCCACCTCCTGCTCGACGACCCCGCGACCACCGACGCCCTCGCCGCCCAGGCCGGCACCGACCCGGGTGTCCCGGTCGCCCTCGACCAGGCCGCGTACGTCATCTACACCTCCGGCTCGACCGGCCGCCCCAAGGGTGTCGTCGTCCCGCACGACGGCGTCGGCAGCCTCATCGCCACCGCGACCGACCGGATCGGCATCACCGCCGACAGCCGGGTCGTGCAGTTCGCGTCCGTCGGCTTCGACGTGACGGTGTGGGACCTCGTCATGTCGCTGTGCGTCGGCGGCCGGATCATCCTGGTCCCCGCCGAGCGCCGCGTCGCGGGCCCCGCGCTCACCGACTACATCGCCCACCACCGCGCCACCCACATGATCCTGCCGCCCTCGCTCGTCTCCGCGCTGCCGCAGGAGTGTGAACTCCCCCCCGGCTCCGTGCTGGTCGTCGGCACCGAGGCGGTCCCGGGCGAACTGATCGCCCGCTGGGACGGCAGGCTCCGCGTCGTCGTCGCGTACGGCCTCACGGAGGCGAGCGTCAACTCCACGCTCTGGCTCGCCGAGCCCGACCGGCCCGGCCCCGCGCCCATCGGCCGGCCGGACCCCAACACCCGCGCCTACGTGCTCGACACGGCCCTCCGCCCGGTGCCCGTCGGCACGGAGGGCGAGCTGTACGTCGCCGGACGCGGCCTCGCCCGCGGCTACCTGGGCCGCCACGGGCTGACCTCCGAGCGGTTCGTCGCCGACCCGTACGGCGAGCCCGGCACCCGCATGTACCGCACGGGCGACCGGGTCCGCTGGGGCGCCGACGGCAACCTGGAGTTCCTCGGCCGCGCGGACGGTCAGCTCAAGATCCGCGGCCACCGCATCGAGCCCGGCGAGATCGAGAGCGCCCTCATGGCCTGCCCGGGCATCGCCCAGGCCGCCGTACTCGCCCGCGAGGACCACCGGGGCGTGAAGCGCCTCGTCGCCTATC includes:
- a CDS encoding iron-siderophore ABC transporter substrate-binding protein → MSTGARPTALVRFARSAPRVAVLAVAALALAACGGGTEKTGSSSSPSAPASAGGADKPAAFPVTVAHKYGSTTIDKEPKTIVTLGLSDQDAVLALGIKPAGSVDWFKEQPYGKWPWTKDKWGSVKPVIVGERDEYNIEKIAQLKPDLVIAQYSGMKKEQYDTLSKFTKVVAQPKEHPDYGAPWQVMTRQIGKALGKDAEAEKLIADIGTRFKAVREKHPEFATKTLAVADSFEAGKYSAFTKTDPKAIFFSELGFKLKPEIDGLAKPGWNVAELSAEKLNILDVDRLVWVTSSTEANDRIKAEPLYKKLKVNQEKRDLFVPYQDPDIGAAFSFNTVLSIPYAIDEIEPLLAAVK